A genomic segment from Pleurodeles waltl isolate 20211129_DDA chromosome 9, aPleWal1.hap1.20221129, whole genome shotgun sequence encodes:
- the LOC138259760 gene encoding zinc finger BED domain-containing protein 5-like gives MLGEDAGKQLLKVPLSNNTISRRINDMADDINDQLICNLKGKDFALQLDEATDNQKDTHLICYVRFVNEKNIVEDLLFFKEMKGGTTGQDLFAVVDDFMVQNQIDWERCVGVCTDGGRSMAGCYQGLQARIRSKAPNAIWTHCIIHREALAAGNLSEELHNILKIVTKVINFIKTRPMKARFFAKLCEDMGAEHSCLLFYSSSRWLSLGNSLLRVYELRNEIYSYLHNDEHCFADKFIDADFLIQMAFLSDLFEKLNTLNKSLQCNNTNILQLSDKVSGFKKKVILWKGSVSKGDNKCFPSLDKFLQDNEMALKEELRTVFVLYLSQLHFYLQKYFPEDEVEPIKWVRDPFNTEIPQHFNNEEAEQLIDISSDSTLKVQFQSLSLLEFWCQTQDEYPVISKIALRVLIPFATSYLCEAGFSAVAVIKSKYRAKIHLEKEMRVAISKITPRFEELSKEKQAHPSH, from the coding sequence ATGCTTGGCGAAGATGCTGGTAAACAGCTGCTCAAAGTGCCTCTTTCTAATAATACTATCAGCCGGAGGATAAACGATATGGCTGACGATATTAACGATCAGCTCATCTGTAACTTAAAAGGCAAAGACTTTGCACTCCAACTGGACGAGGCAACAGACAACCAAAAAGACACCCATCTTATTTGCTATGTCAGGTTTGTTAATGAAAAAAATATAGTTGAGGATTTGTTGTTCTTtaaggaaatgaaaggtggaactacCGGTCAAGATTTGTTTGCGGTTGTGGATGATTTTATGGTACAGAATCAGATTGACTGGGAgagatgtgttggagtttgtacagaCGGGGGTCGTTCAATGGCTGGATGCTACCAAGGACTTCAAGCTCGCATACGGTCTAAAGCACCTAATGCTATTTGGACACACTGTATAATACacagagaagcactagcagcaggaaacctcagtgaagaactgcataatattctgaaaatagtcaccaaagtgataaattttattaaaacaagaccaatgaaAGCAAGATTTTTTGCTAAGCTGTGTGAAGACATGGGTGCCGAACACTCATGCCTCTTGTTCTACAGCAGTTCTCGATGGCTGTCTCTCGGTAACTCCCTGCTTAGGGTGTATGAGCTTAGGAATGAAATATACTCATATCTACACAATGATGAACATTGTTTTGCTGACAAATTTATTGATGCAGACTTTCTAATACAAATGGCTTTTCTTTCGgatctttttgaaaaactgaacACACTGAACAAGTCCTTGCAATGTAATAATACTAACATCTTGCAGCTCTCAGACAAAGTTTCAGGGTTTAAGAAAAAAGTAATCCTTTGGAAAGGCAGTGTAAGCAAAGGTGAcaataaatgttttccttcattggacaagtttctgcaagacaatgagatggcattaaaggaggaactgaggacagtttttgttctgtatttgtcacaactgcatttttaccttcagaaatatttcccagaGGATGAAGTGGAGCCAATAAAATGGGTGAGAGACCCCTTCAATACTGAGATACCTCAGCATTTCAATAACGAGGAAGCAGAACAGCTCATTGACATTTCAAGTGACTCAACATTGAAAGTACAATTCCAGTCTCTGTCACTGCTTGAGTTTTGGTGCCAAACTCAAGATGAATACCCAGTGATTAGCAAGATTGCCCTGCGTGTTTTGATCCCGTTTGCTACTTCCTACCTTTGTGAAGCTGGTTTCTCAGCAgttgcagtgataaagtcaaaatatagggcaaaaattcaccttgaaaaagaaatgcgtgttgcgatctcaaaaataacaccaagatttgaggagctttctaaagaaaaacaagcacatccATCTCACTAG